The sequence below is a genomic window from Lelliottia sp. JS-SCA-14.
GACGTGATCCGCCTGTGGAACTTCCCGAAAGAGATGAAAGATTTCACCATCGACCAGCAGAAAAACATGATTGCCTTCTCGGGCAGCCATTTCCGCCTGCCGCTGCTCCTGCGCGTATCGGATAACCGCGTCGAACCGCTGCCGGAGAGTGAATACTCCGCGCCGCTGCGCTTCCAGCTGGCCGACTTCGCCCCGCGCGATAACTTCGTCTGGGTCGACCGCTGCTACAAGATGGGCCAGCTGTGGTCGCAGCCGCTGTCGCTTTCCACGGACTGGTGCGTGTCACAGGGTCAGCTCGGCGGCGAACAAACCGTCCAGCGCGTGGATAAAGATCAGTGGAAAGGCAAAACCGCGTTCAAGGATACGGTGATCAATACCGACCGCTATCAGCGCAACGTGGATCTGCTGAAAGTGGTGGATAACGATATTCGCTACAAGGCGGACAGCTTCGTGTTTAACGTGGCGGGCGCGCCGGAAGAGGTGAAGCAGTTTAGCGGTATTTCACGCCCGGAATCCTGGGGACGCTGGTCCAACGCGCAGCTTGGCGACGAGGTGAAAATCGAATACGCCCAGCCGCTACCGGAGAAATTCGATCTGGTGATCACCGCCAAAGCCTTCGGCCCGAACGCCAACAAACCGATCCCGGTGCGCATCGGCGACAAAGAGCAGACCATCACCCTCGGCAACGATGTCACGACAACGACGCTGCATTTCGAGAACCCGTCGCGCAGCAATACGGTCGTGATCGTGCCGCCAGACCCGCAGTCGACGAACGAGGGCAATATCCTCGGACATTCACCGCGCAAGCTGGGGATTGGGATGGTTGAAATGAAGGTGGTGCAGACCGGAGTGTAAACTTGTAGGCCGGGTAAGGCGAAGCCGCCACCCGGCAACAAACGACTGTGCGGCCTAAAAACGCCCGGTGGCGCTGCTGTATGACCGGATACATAGGTGACAGATCAGACCGGGAACATAGGTAACACTTTCTAGTCTATCCGGACCACACTCTCGGTTTTTCGGTCGTAGTACGCAAGCGTTATTCCATTAAAGATGATGGCCTCCAGGCCATCATCCTGTTCCTCCAGCATTATGTATTCGCCAGTCAGGGCTTTACTCAGGAACACCGTCCCCTTTTTACCCATATACAGTGTGCCCCTCGATTTTACTCTGTAGACCATACCCCCTGCCGGATAAGCGTATTCAGGAACCCTGCCATCCCACTGCCGGCCTGAGGGTTGCCACACCGTTCCGGGTGTTGCGCCGTTCAGCGCTTCGTGTGGACGCTCATGATTAAACTCCTCCCGGTAATGGCTGAACCAGCGCTGCTGCTCTTCCATCGTCATGAAGGTATTGCCATGCCGCAGGGCGCTCTTCAGCGAACGGTGCATGCGTTCATGACGTCCGTTCTCCTCCGGATGTCCCAGCCGGATACGCTCCGGCCTGACACCCAGCTTTATCAGCCAGACCGCAAGACGGCTTAATCCGGCGATACCCGTCCCGGCGAACGGCTGGCCGTTGTCGGTTCTGAGCACATCCGGGAGCCCGTATTCCAGGAACGCCTCCGTCAGGCACTGTCTGACGAACGGCTCGCTCTCCCGGTCTGTTCCGCGACAGCTCAGGAGATACCGGCTGTGGTTATCGGTCAGGGTGAAGGGATGGCAGTATTCCCTGCTCAGCAGTCTGAACTTGCCTTTAAAATCAGCGCTCCAGACCTGATTGTTTTCACTGACCCTGGTCAGCGGCTGACGATTTCCCGGTGTCCTGCGCTTACGTTTTTTATCCGGGACGAGCCCCTCGCGTTTGAGGATATCGCCGATGGTGCTGGCCGCGGGCACGGTAAAATCGACAGCGTGGTTGAGACACCACATCCGCAGTTTTTTAGGCCCCCAGTCCGGGTGTTTTTGCCGTAATGCCGTCAGATAACCGGCGATGTCATCCGGGACAGAGCGGGACGAGGAGTGGGGTGCCCGCGAGCGGTCAAAGAGCGAGGAAGGGTCAGAAGGTTCGAAGCGCTGAAGCCACTTGTAGCCGGTTTTGCGGCTGATGCCGAAGAGACGGCAAAGGGCTGAAAAGGAGTCCGCGCCTGCATGGCAGGCACGGATAAATTCAAGGCGTTGCATAGGTCGGGTCTCAGTCCAGGGCATAGTGAGTCTCCTCTTCTATGCCAGTTATAACTGTTACCCATGTATCCGGTCTAAAGTGTTACCCATGTTTCCGGTTCATACCCTGCGCTTACCGGGCCTACAAAGGACCACGCATTTCCGCCACCCGGCAACATAACAGACGACTCAAGCGCCCTTCCTGAACAGGGCGCTTTTTTTACATCAGAAGGTTTCCCAGTTCTCACTGGACGCGGTCGTCGCGGCAGCGGCTTTACGCCCCTTGGCCGTCACCACCGGCGTTTTCAACCCGCCGTTATCGCGTGATTTCTGCTGCTCCTGCTGAATGCGGAACACCGCCACCGCCTGCGTCAGACGGCTCGCCTGCTCTTCCAGCGCGGCAGCTGCCGCAGCGGACTCTTCCACCAGCGAGGCGTTCTGCTGCGTCACACGGTCCATCTCTGCAACCGCCAGACCGACCTGGTCGATACCGCGGCTCTGCTCATCAGATGCAGAGGCGATTTCGCCCATAATGTCGGTCACGCGGGTCACCGCATTCACGATTTCGCCCATGGTTTCGCCAGCGCTTTCCACCAGGGTCGAACCCAGCTCAACGCGGCCCACGGAGTCTTCGATCAGGCTCTTAATTTCGCGTGCCGCCTGGGCGCTACGCTGCGCCAGGTTACGCACTTCACCTGCCACCACCGCAAAACCACGGCCCTGCTCGCCCGCACGTGCTGCTTCGACGGCGGCGTTCAGCGCCAGGATGTTGGTCTGGAAGGCAATCCCGTCGATCACGCTGATAATGTCAGCGATTTTCTGCGAGCTGCCCGCGATGTCACGCATGGTTTGCACCACGTTATCCACCACTTTCCCGCCTTTCTGCGCAGTCTCGGACGCGCTCAGCGCCAGATTGCTCGCCTGACGGGCGTTTTCGGCGTTCTGCTTCACGGTCGCGGTCAGCTCTTCCATGCTGGCAGCCGTCTCTTCCAGAGAAGCCGCCTGCTGCTCGGTACGGGAAGAGAGATCGTTGTTGCCGACAGAGATTTCGCTCGCGCCGCTGTAGATCGCATTCGCGCCGTTACGCACATCGCCAACGGTGCTCACCAGCTCGCTCTGCATGTGACGCAGAGTGTCCGCCAGCTGGCCCATCTCATTGGTACCTTCGACGTCAATACGCTTCACCAGATCGCCGCTGGCGATATGACGAATGCTGTCGATCAGACGATTCAGCGGAGAGATCAGTGACTGCTTAATGCCCAGCCAGACGCCAACGATCACTACCAGCACCGCGATCAGCACGCTGATCAGCACCCAGATCGCCTGAGTATACGAGCTGTTGCTGTCGTCCACGGCAGTCTGATACAGATGATCGTTCTGCTGCAGGTAGTTCACGTACTGCTTCTCAAAACCATCCTGATAGCTCTGGGTCGGCTGATCGAAGAAGTCATTGATCTTACCCGCGCCCAGCAGCTGGATAAGCTCGGCCAGCGCACCGTGATAGATATCGTAGTTACGTTTGATCTCCAGGGCGGCAGCGTCGCTCTGACGCGGATCGCGCGGCAGTGCTTCGTAATCAGCCCAGTTTTTCTCCGCCTGCTTCAGGGAAGCGGACGCAATCTGCATCAGTTCCGCAACGGTGGCGCCGCTGCCGATGTTGCTCTGATCCATCATGTAACGGATACCCGCGCGGTTCAGGGTATTACGGGTTTGCAGCAACGCGACCCAGCTGCCGTTAAGCGTGGATTGTTGCTGGCGAATAGTTTGTAGGACAGTGAAGTTTTCTTTGTCATGCTTCAGGGCATTGAAGAAAAGTCCACCGGATGTCAGTTGTAACAGGCCGAAAATAGCCAAAACCAGCAACAAGCTGGTGACAATCTTGATACGATTTAACATGTTTTCTCTTTCCATCAGACAGATAACAGAATTTTCGGCCTGGTTAGAGAAAACTTTACGAAAATCGTGTTGATGATTTGAACATTTACGGAGGATTTCGCAAAAAACTATTAATGTTTATCCTAAATCGCGCCGTTATATATTCCATAAGATAAATTTTATCTCTGTTGCACTGACATATTCTGTCAGTGACATCCTTATTCTGCAGAGATTTTCACCGCACTAAACGGGAATATAATATGACAACTCCAGCCCGCAGCCGCTCGGCTGAACGACTCGTCGATATTCTTATGGAGCTGCATTTAAACGGTGTGGTTAACCGTCGCGACTTGATGCATAAATTTAAAATTACCGAACGCACGGTATATCGCGATCTCAATGCTCTCGCCCCCATTGTTCAGCACACGGGAAATGGCCTGTATCGTCTGATTCACACCCAGCAAAACGCCAGCGGCCAGGGGCTACACAACGCCGTCGCTAACCTGTTGAATGTGGATAACTATTTTCCTGACCGCGGCACCGCGTTCTGGCAGAGTCTGGAGGCGCGCGTCGAAGAGAACCATATTCTGATCCTCAGCAACGACGCCGAACACACGGTTCAGAATGATATTCGTCGACATCTGACGGCGATTGAGAAATCGATAAAAGAGCGGCACGTCTGCCAGATGGTTTATAAAGACAAAACGCGACTGATTAATCCGTACAAATTAATTAACAAAAAAAATATATGGTATTTACAAGCTACGGAAAATGGCAGGCTGAAATCGTTTTCATTAAGTCAGATAAACTGGCTGGATATTCAAAAAGAGACCTTCACGCCGGATGCCGATACGGCAGAATTACTTGAGAAGAATCTCGACCCCTGGGTGAGCGAAGATACTTTCGAAGTGAAAATATTTACCAACAATATTATTTCGCACTACTTCACCCGCCGCGACCTGCTCCCGGACCAGGAGGTGATTGCGGAAAGCGATGACGGCGTGACGATCCGCTGCCAGGCGGCGCACGAGAATCAGATCCTGCCGCTGATTTTCTACTGGCTGCCGAATATTCAGGTGCTGGAACCACAGTGGCTGCGGGACAAACTCTTCGAGACCCTCGAAGGCTACATGACCAGCGCGCCTGCCGAGGTGCTCGAATAATCAGTGTGATCTCAATCACATAAACCAGCCCGCTGGCGGCGAGCCTGAACCACTCGCCCCAGCCTTTGACCGCTTACCCACCGCAATCAACCACTCACCCATTTACCGTCCTTTACACGCGCGACGATCTGGCAAGATCGCCACAGCATTAATCAATACCTCCTCAAAACGAACTCAGGCCCTTTTTCCAGTTAAAAAAACCAGGTCTAACTATGGATACGAAAAAACTACTTAAGCACGTACCCTGGGCGCTCCTCGGGATCCTCGGTGCTTTCTGTCTGGCGGTTGTCGCATTACGCCGGGGCGAACACGTTAGCGCCCTGTGGATCGTGGTCGCGTCGGTTTCCGTCTATCTGGTAGCGTACCGCTACTACAGTCTTTACATCGCGCAGAAGGTCATGAAACTCGACCCGACGCGTTCCACTCCGGCGGTCATCAACAATGACGGCCTGAACTACGTGCCCACCAACCGCTACGTGCTGTTTGGTCACCACTTTGCCGCGATCGCCGGTGCAGGTCCGCTGGTTGGGCCGGTGCTTGCCGCGCAGATGGGCTATCTGCCTGGCACTCTGTGGCTGCTCGCGGGCGTGGTGCTGGCGGGTGCGGTGCAGGACTTCATGGTGCTGTTCATCTCGACCCGTCGTAACGGCGCTTCTCTGGGTGAGATGATCAAAGAAGAGATGGGCCGCGTGCCGGGCACCATTGCCCTGTTCGGCTGCTTCCTGATCATGATCATCATCCTCGCGGTGCTGGCGCTGATCGTGGTGAAAGCTCTGGCCGAAAGCCCGTGGGGTGTGTTCACCGTCTGCTCGACCGTACCGATTGCGCTGTTCATGGGTATCTACATGCGCTTTATCCGTCCGGGCCGCGTCGGTGAAGTGTCGGTGATTGGTATCGTGCTGTTGGTCGCTTCCATTTACTTCGGCGGCATCATTGCCCACGACCCGTACTGGGGCCCGGCGCTGACCTTCAAAGACACCACCATTACCTTCGCCCTGATTGGCTACGCGTTTATCTCTGCGCTGCTGCCGGTGTGGCTGATTCTGGCCCCGCGTGACTACCTGGCGACGTTCCTGAAAATCGGTGTGATTGTCGGTCTGGCGATCGGCATCGTGATCATCAACCCGGAACTGAAAATGCCAGCCGTGACCCAGTACATTGACGGTACCGGTCCACTGTGGAAAGGCGCGCTGTTCCCGTTCCTGTTTATCACCATCGCCTGTGGTGCCGTCTCTGGTTTCCACGCCTTAATCGCTTCCGGCACCACGCCGAAGCTGATGGCGAACGAAACCGACGCGCGCTTTATCGGTTACGGCGCAATGCTGATGGAGTCCTTCGTGGCGATCATGGCCCTGGTGGCCGCGTCCATCATCGAGCCAGGTCTGTACTTCGCGATGAACACCCCGCCAGCGGGCCTTGGCATCACCATGCCAAACCTGCATGAGATGGGTGGCGACAACGCGGCGCTGATCATGGCCCAGCTGAAAGACGCCAGCGCTCATGCGGCGGCGACCGTCAGCTCCTGGGGCTTCGTGATCTCGCCTGAGCAGATCATGCAGACCGCGAAAGACATCGGCGAGCCGTCGATTCTGAACCGTGCGGGTGGCGCACCAACCCTGGCCGTCGGTATCGCACACGTGTTCCACAAAGTGCTGCCGTGGGCGGACATGGGCTTCTGGTACCACTTCGGTATTCTGTTCGAAGCGCTGTTCATCCTGACCGCGCTGGACGCTGGTACCCGTGCGGGCCGCTTCATGCTGCAAGATTTGCTTGGTAACTTCGTGCCGTTCCTGAAGAAAACCGACTCTCTGGTGGCGGGCGTGCTGGGCACCGCAGGCTGTGTCGGTCTGTGGGGCTACCTGCTGTATCAGGGCGTCGTCGACCCACTCGGCGGCGTGAAGAGCCTGTGGCCGCTGTTCGGTATCTCTAACCAGATGCTCGCAGCCGTGGCGCTGGTGCTCGGTACCGTGGTGCTGGTGAAGATGAAACGCACCAAATACATCTGGGTGACGGTGGTTCCTGCGCTGTGGCTGCTGCTGTGCACCACCTGGGCGCTGGGCCTGAAACTGTTCAGCACCAACCCGCAGCTGGAAGGCTTCCTGTTTATGGCTAACCAGTACAAGGCGAAAATCGCCGCGGGCGGCGGTGACCTGACCGCACAGCAGATTGCCAACATGAACCATATCGTGGTGAACAACTACACCAACGCCGGTTTGAGTATTCTGTTCCTGGTCGTGGTCTACAGCATCATCTTCTACGGCATCAAAACCTGGATGAATGTGCGTAACGCCGAAGGCCGTACGGATAAAGAAACCCCGTATGTGCCGGTCCCGGAAGGCGGCGTGAAGACTTCTTCGCACCACTAAAACCCTGGCGGGTGGCGCTACGCTAACCCGCCCTACACAGAACCTGTAGGCCCGGATCGCTGCGCGCCACCGGGCTTTTTCTATCTGGATGGCACAATGTTTGGTAACTTAGGCGAAGCAAAAAAATACCTCGGTCAGGCGGCGAAAATGCTGATTGGTATTCCGGACTATGACAACTACGTTGAACATATGCAGACCAACCATCCGGATAAACCGTACATGACCTACAAAGAATTCTTCCGCGAGCGCCAGCAAGCGCGCTACGGCGGCGATGGCAAAAGCGGCGTACGCTGTTGCTAAAGGAGAGAACATGACCCCTATTGCAGTCACCCTGTTAACCGGCTTTCTCGGCGCGGGTAAAACCACCCTGCTGCGCCACATCCTCAACGAACAGCACGGCTTTAAAATCGCCGTCATCGAAAACGAATTCGGCGAAGTCTCCGTCGACGATCAGTTGATTGGCGATCGCGCCACCCAGATTAAAACCCTGACCAACGGCTGCATCTGCTGCACCCGCTCCAGCGAGCTGGAAGATGCCCTGCTGGATCTGCTCGACAGCCGCGACCGCGGTGACATCGAATTTGACCGTCTGGTGATCGAATGCACCGGCATGGCCGACCCCGGCCCGATCATCCAGACCTTTTTCTCCCACGACATTCTCTGCCAGCGCTACCTGCTGGACGGCGTGATTGCCCTGGTCGATGCGGTCCACGCCGACGAGCAGATGAACCAGTTCACCATCGCCCAGTCGCAGATTGGCTACGCGGACCGCATTCTGCTGACCAAAACCGATGTGGCCGGGGACTGCGAAAAACTGCGTGAGCGCCTGACGCGCATCAACGCCCGCGCGCCGATCTACACGGTCATCCACGGTGATATCGATCTCGCGCAGCTGTTCAACACCAACGGCTTTATGCTGGAAGAGAACATCACCGCGAAGCCGCGCTTCCATTTCATCGGCGACAAACAAAACGACGTCACCTCGATCGTGGTCGAGCTGGATTACCCGGTGGATATCAGCGATGTCTCCCGCGTGATGGAAAACCTGCTGCTGTCGTTTGCCGACAAACTGCTGCGCTACAAAGGGATGCTGTGGATTGACGGCGAGCCGAACCGCCTGCTGTTCCAGGGCGTGCAACGCCTGTACAGCGCCGACTGGGATCGTCCGTGGGGCGAGGAAACACCGCACAGCACCATGGTCTTTATCGGGATTCAGCTCCCGGAAGAAGAGATCCGCGCGGCCTTTGCCGAACTGAAACGCTGATCCCCGCACCAAACCGCCCTTTTATCCGGGCGGTTCCTGCAAAACCTGCGTAATAACGATTCGAGAAATGTAATTTTTCGTCATTTTCAGAACTTTTTTGAAATAATGAAAATCCTTATTAATTCACTCCTCATCATTATTTTGGCGATATTCAGGCTTCGTTTAGCTGATAAACAAAACGAAGTCTAAACGTGAAATGATTAATGATTGACGCGAGGGCAAACCAACCTTCTCTCAACAACAGCCGCATCAAAAATTAACAAAACCAGCATAAAACTGCGAGTAACGTCACATTTGCAGTCGTAAACATCGCTTGTTAAGGTGTCCTCAGATTAATTTGATGACGAGGAAATACACCATGAAAAAGATTAACTTCATTCTGCTTTCTGTTCTGACCGTAACTTCTGGCTCCGCTCTGGCGATGGGCGCTTCTATTGAACAGGGTAAGAACTTCACCAATTTAAATATCGAAATGGGTAAATCCACCTCCGGTGTTTATGCCGAAAGTAACTGGCTGAAAAATACCGACGACGGCACCCAGACCGGTGGTGTTGGCGCAGGTTACAACCTGGAAGTGGGCCCGGCGATGCTGAATGCCGGTGCGAAAGCCATCTACCTCGGCCCGAAAAAAGGCGATAACGGCGTCGCATTCCCGGTCGGCGGCGGTGTGAACGTTGCCCTGACTGACAGCATCAACGTCTTCGGCGAAGGTTACGTGGCTCCTAACGGCCTGAACAACAGCGTGAAAAACTACGTTGAAGCCAACGGCGGCGTAAGCTGGACTCCAGTCAAACCGGTGACGCTGAAAGTCGGCTACCGCCACGTGAGCGTTGACGGCAAAGACGGTCGTCCAAACCACACCCTGATTGACGGCGCCTACTTCGGCGGCGGCGTGAGCTTCTAAGGTCAGCTATTGCCGGGTGGCGCTACGCTTACCCGGCCTACAATATCCAGATATATCAATGGCTTTGTCGTTGTGTAGGTCGGGTAAGCGCAGCGCCACCCGACAGCAAACGCGCTCGGGCCATATCAGCTTCACCTGACATAATGCGGGTCACTTACGGTGACCTGCAAAATCTCCTGCGATTCCTGATTCGCACTCACCTCCTGCGGCGTTAACCACAGCGGCTTCCGGCCAAAGGTTTCGTACATTTTCAGCTGATCGTCATAGTGCTTATCCGGCGTTCCGTCCGGTGCCACAAATCCGCTTTGACCGGGCGCGACCACATCCCAGGCCAGCACCGGGCTTTTACCGGATGTCGGCGAGAAGACAATCATGTCATTTTCCGTACCCCGGTTCTGATACTCGGCCTGATGCCGCGCCTCTTTCGCCGCCGCCTGCGGTACGCCGAAGAAGTTATTCGCGCGGAACGTCAGCGCCATCGCAGGCGTATTCCAGGTGTTGATATCCGTGCCGTAGCGCGTCGAGAGCGTCTGCCAGGCATCCTGCAAAGCATCAAGGACCACCGCCTGCTGCGACTGCCCGGCAAACAGATCGACTTCCTGCGGGATCGCCGATTTTTCCCCCTCCAGCGCTTCAAACAGGATCTTGGCCCCGACGCTGATATTCAGCGAGCCGGTCGGTCCGTCCTGTGTCGTTTCATATCCGCTGGCGCTGTACCAGGTGTTAAACGGCGCCGGTACGGCAGCCACCACCGTGCGTTTCAGCATGCTGGTCAGCCAGGCGTTCAGAATGGCTGACCCCGGTTGCTGGTACGTTTTCCCGTCCTCACTCATCACGTTTTGCCCGTCCCAGCTCGCCAGTGATCTCACCAGTTGCAGCCGAGGATCGCTCTCTGGCAAGCTCGCCGTCGCTTTTTGCAGGGTCGGCAGGAACAGACGCAGGTTCAGATCCTGACGGCTGGTTTTCTGGATCAGATCCCAGGCCTGCTCGTGGGTCAGCGTCGGCTGTTTGTCGATGAGCTGCGTGATCTCCGTGACGCGATCCGCCCCGCCCCATAAGAAGGCGAACAGATCCGAGGCCGGATAATCTTTCTGCGGCGAGTTGTTCCAGTTGGCGATATACCCCGACTGCGGGTTATAGACTTTCGGATTCAGGTCAAACGACAACAGCCCCTGCCAGTCCCACTTTCCGGTGCCCGGCACCGGCAGACGCGGATCGTGCCCCGGCTGGCGTTTCGGATACGCGCCCCCGTGAACGTAGCCGATGTTGCCGTCGACATCCGCGTAATACCAGTTGATCGTCAGCGCCTGCTTCGCCGCCTGCGCCGTCCAGCTCGGCCAGTCTTTGGCCTTCATCTGATGCGTCCATGCCAGCAGAGATGCGACCTCCTTCCCATCCCAGGCACGCGCTTTAGCATAGGCGGTGTGGGTGGCCGGATCGGTTTTGATCACGTTCCCGTGCAGGGTTCGCCAGACGGTAAAGGTCTCCGGCTGGCCGTCTTTCACGGCGATGGTCTCTTCGCGACTGAGCATTTTGACCCACTCGCCGTTATGCAGATACTCGCCCGGTTTTTGATCCGAGATTTGTTCGGCAAAGATATCCACATCGTCGCCGAACCCCGCCGTCGCGCCCCAGGAGATCTTCCCGTTATGACCAAACACCAGCCCCGGATAGGCGAACGGCGTGTTGCCGGTGACGTCATAGCCCGCGCCGTGCAGTCCGATGCCATAGGTATACGCCGGGGCGTACCAGCCAAACTGCGGGCCGTTGACCATGATGGCTTTCGCGTCCTGCGCCTTTTTCTTGCCAATCACCCACATGTTGCTGGTCGTCGGATACCCGGCCAGGCCGTTGGCACCGCTGCGGGCAAACTGTTCAGCGATCGCTTCCCGATTCTGCCCGGCGGTGAGTGCCAGCAGTGCGCCGTCGTTGCCTTTGGCTGGGCGATCCAGCATCGGCGCGGGGAGATCGTAGCGCGGAAGCAGCGCGGCGGTTTGGGTGTTTTTGAGATCAAAGCTCAGCGGGTAGTGACTTTCCCCGGCGGCGATCGTAGTCGGTGCCGCCGGATTCACCAGCCATTTCAGCTGGTTAAACACCCCTATCCCTTTCTGCGCGCCATATTTATCTTTCAGCGCCGTCAGCAGCGCCAGGTTGTCGATTTCGCTGGTGCTGTCAGAAAAGCGGTTTGCCATGGTACCGACAAAAACCATCGCCACATCAAAGGGCTGCCAGTGTCCGGGCTTAAAACCAAACCCGGCAAACTGCGCGGGCATTAGCTTGCCAGGGTCGGCGTTCACTTTATCGATCCAGGCGTTCATTCCGTCGGCGTAGCCCTGCAGGATCGCTTTGTCATCGGCAGACAGCGCGGCGATCTGCGCATGAATGGAGTCCGGCCAGTAGTTCTGGCGGATATCTTTATCAAAACTCACAAAGGATTTTCCGAGCACCTCGGACACCGTGCCCTGGGTGCTACGCCGCGCCATCTCCATCTGGAACAGGCGATCCTGCGCCACCACGTAACCGTAGCCGTAAAAAAGACGATACGTATCGTCGGCGTAAATATGCGGCATGCCGTAGTTATCGCGAACGATCTTGACCTCTGTCGGGGCGGTATTTGCCAGCGCCGCGATGCTCCAGCTCAGCGTCAGGGAAGCCACAACACAGTTCACGATCATACGATTTGTATTTTTCATTGTATCCTCTTGCAGGTGTATGATTTTCGATTTGATACTAGCAAGAGGCTAAATCTTATCCAGAACAGTCAGTTTGTTTCACTGCGAACTGTGAGTCTGGTAACTAATTCATGATACAAATATATCCGTTATGTGACTTAATACGAATCACAAAACTTTATCCATTGCAAAAAAAAGGGCGGCTCGAAAGCCACCCATTTTACCGCTGTTAAATCAGCTTACCGGCGAACCACCACCAGCTTCTGGTTCACGAACTCTTTGATACCGAGATCCGACAGCTCGCGACCATAGCCCGAGCGCTTCACGCCGCCGAACGGCAGTTCCGCCGCGGTGTCGGTCAGCCAGTTGATGTAGACCATCCCGGTTTCAATTCGCGACGCCATTTTCTTCGCACGATCAATATCCTGGCTGAACACCGCCCCGCCGAGGCCGTAATTTGAGTCGTTCGCCAGGCTCACCGCTTCGTCGTCGCTTTTCACAACATAGAACTGCGCCACCGGCCCGAAGAACTCTTCGAAGTAAGCCGGGTTGTCGCGGGAGATATGGGTCAGGATCGTCGGCTCGAAGAAGTTCCCTTCGCGCTCAACCGGCTTCCCGCCGAAATGCACTTTCGCACCATTTTTCACCGCCTCGTTAACCTGTTTGGTCAGGGTCTCCAGCGCGTCTTTCGACGACAGCGGCCCCAGCGTGGTTTTCTCATCCAGCGGATCGCCGATCTTCACCTCGCGGAACGCCTCGGTGAAAGCGGTCAGAAACTGATCCGCGACTTTCTCATGGACGATAAACCGCTTCGCGGCGGTACAGACCTGCCCGGCGTTGTTGAGTCGGGCATTGACGCCGATCTTGACCGCTTTCTTGAGATCCGCATCGTCGAGGACGATAAACACATCGTTACCGCCCAGTTCAAGGGTCGATTTTTTAATGTGCTTCGCCGCCTGCGCCGCCACGACGCTCCCGGCCTTTTCAGACCCAGTCAGAGCTGCGCCCTGCACGCGCGGATCGGCAATGATCTTCGCGACCTGGTCCGAAGAGATAAAGAGATTCGTCCAGGCCCCGTCCGGCGCACCGGCTTCCCGCACCAGATGGGCGAACGCTTCCGCGCAGTGCGGCACGATACTGGCATGTTTCGCCA
It includes:
- a CDS encoding NAD-dependent succinate-semialdehyde dehydrogenase, whose protein sequence is MAYQTVNPANNKLIKEYKSHTDAEVEAALKTADALYHSEWAKGAIEQRLPVLHKLADLIDSRSEELAKIASQEMGKLIEQSRGEVKLCAQIARYYADNAKQFLAPVKYKSELGDAWVEHHPIGVVMAVEPWNFPFYQLMRVLAPNLAAGNPVVAKHASIVPHCAEAFAHLVREAGAPDGAWTNLFISSDQVAKIIADPRVQGAALTGSEKAGSVVAAQAAKHIKKSTLELGGNDVFIVLDDADLKKAVKIGVNARLNNAGQVCTAAKRFIVHEKVADQFLTAFTEAFREVKIGDPLDEKTTLGPLSSKDALETLTKQVNEAVKNGAKVHFGGKPVEREGNFFEPTILTHISRDNPAYFEEFFGPVAQFYVVKSDDEAVSLANDSNYGLGGAVFSQDIDRAKKMASRIETGMVYINWLTDTAAELPFGGVKRSGYGRELSDLGIKEFVNQKLVVVRR
- the yjiA gene encoding GTPase, with the protein product MTPIAVTLLTGFLGAGKTTLLRHILNEQHGFKIAVIENEFGEVSVDDQLIGDRATQIKTLTNGCICCTRSSELEDALLDLLDSRDRGDIEFDRLVIECTGMADPGPIIQTFFSHDILCQRYLLDGVIALVDAVHADEQMNQFTIAQSQIGYADRILLTKTDVAGDCEKLRERLTRINARAPIYTVIHGDIDLAQLFNTNGFMLEENITAKPRFHFIGDKQNDVTSIVVELDYPVDISDVSRVMENLLLSFADKLLRYKGMLWIDGEPNRLLFQGVQRLYSADWDRPWGEETPHSTMVFIGIQLPEEEIRAAFAELKR
- a CDS encoding penicillin acylase family protein, with protein sequence MKNTNRMIVNCVVASLTLSWSIAALANTAPTEVKIVRDNYGMPHIYADDTYRLFYGYGYVVAQDRLFQMEMARRSTQGTVSEVLGKSFVSFDKDIRQNYWPDSIHAQIAALSADDKAILQGYADGMNAWIDKVNADPGKLMPAQFAGFGFKPGHWQPFDVAMVFVGTMANRFSDSTSEIDNLALLTALKDKYGAQKGIGVFNQLKWLVNPAAPTTIAAGESHYPLSFDLKNTQTAALLPRYDLPAPMLDRPAKGNDGALLALTAGQNREAIAEQFARSGANGLAGYPTTSNMWVIGKKKAQDAKAIMVNGPQFGWYAPAYTYGIGLHGAGYDVTGNTPFAYPGLVFGHNGKISWGATAGFGDDVDIFAEQISDQKPGEYLHNGEWVKMLSREETIAVKDGQPETFTVWRTLHGNVIKTDPATHTAYAKARAWDGKEVASLLAWTHQMKAKDWPSWTAQAAKQALTINWYYADVDGNIGYVHGGAYPKRQPGHDPRLPVPGTGKWDWQGLLSFDLNPKVYNPQSGYIANWNNSPQKDYPASDLFAFLWGGADRVTEITQLIDKQPTLTHEQAWDLIQKTSRQDLNLRLFLPTLQKATASLPESDPRLQLVRSLASWDGQNVMSEDGKTYQQPGSAILNAWLTSMLKRTVVAAVPAPFNTWYSASGYETTQDGPTGSLNISVGAKILFEALEGEKSAIPQEVDLFAGQSQQAVVLDALQDAWQTLSTRYGTDINTWNTPAMALTFRANNFFGVPQAAAKEARHQAEYQNRGTENDMIVFSPTSGKSPVLAWDVVAPGQSGFVAPDGTPDKHYDDQLKMYETFGRKPLWLTPQEVSANQESQEILQVTVSDPHYVR
- a CDS encoding YfaZ family outer membrane protein — its product is MKKINFILLSVLTVTSGSALAMGASIEQGKNFTNLNIEMGKSTSGVYAESNWLKNTDDGTQTGGVGAGYNLEVGPAMLNAGAKAIYLGPKKGDNGVAFPVGGGVNVALTDSINVFGEGYVAPNGLNNSVKNYVEANGGVSWTPVKPVTLKVGYRHVSVDGKDGRPNHTLIDGAYFGGGVSF